The DNA segment GTGGAACGCGCTGCGGTCAATGGGGTGGATGTTTTCCGCGTCTTTGATGCGATGAATGACCCTCGCAATTTGGAAACCGCTATCAAGGCTGTGCGTAAAGTGGGCAAACATGCTCAGGGTACTATCTCCTATACCTTAAGCCCGGTTCACGATATTGATTTATGGGTTAATTTATCCAGGCAGATTGAATCTATGGGGGCGGACTCTATTGCCATTAAAGATATGGCCGGACTGTTAAAGCCCTATGTCGCCTATGAACTGGTTAGCCGCCTGAAAAAAGAATTGAGTATCCCGGTGCATATGCAATGTCACGCTACCACCGGTTTATCCACCGCAACTGCGCTTAAAGCAATTGAGGCGGGTATTGATAATGTCGATACCTCTATCTCATCGATGAGTATGACTTACGGCCATTCACCGACCGAATCCGTTGTGGCGATGCTGGAAGGCACCGACCGTGATACCGGTTTGGATATTACCCTGCTGGAAGAAATTGCCGCCTACTTCCGTGACGTGCGGAAAAAATATGCCAGGTTTGAAGGTTCCCTGCGCGGTGTAGACTCTCGTATCTTAGTGGCGCAGGTGCCCGGTGGCATGCTGACCAATATGGAAAGCCAGCTAAAAGATCAGGGTGCTGCCGATAAGCTGGATGAGGTATTGGCTGAGATTCCTAAAGTGCGTAAAGATCTGGGTTATATCGCTCTGGTAACACCCACCTCACAAATCGTCGGTACTCAAGCGGTGATGAACGTGATGTTTGGTGAGCGCTATAAGTCCATCTCCAAAGAAACCGCCGGTGTATTAAAAGGCGAATATGGCTCGACCCCGGCGCCGGTTAACGCCGAATTACAAGCCCGTGTACTAGATGGTGCTGAAGCCATTAGCTGCCGCCCGGCGGATTTAATTGCAGCCGAGGTCGATAAGCTAACCGGTGACTTGCAGTCCATTGCCAAAGAAAAGGGCATTAAGCTGGCCAGCGGTGATAATGAAATTGATGATGTACTGACCTATGCCCTGTTCCCTGAAATTGGCCTTAAGTTTTTAGAAAACCGCGGCAACCCCGATGCCTTTGAGCCGGTGCCAACCGGTGAAGAACTCGCTCCTGCTTCGGCACCGGCTGCGGCAGGTGAAGCTGAAGTTTATACCGTCGCCGTTGGTGGTCAGAGTTATGTGGTACAGGTGGCTGAAGGTGGAGATATTTCCAATATCGCGCCAGTGGCTGCTGCCGCTCCCGCTGCTCCTGCCGCAGCACCTGTTGCTGCGGGCTCTGGTGAGCCGGTTATTGCTCCTCTGGCCGGGAATATCTTTAAGGTCAATGTCAGCGCCGGTGACCATGTACAGCAGGGTGATGTGATTATTATTCTGGAAGCGATGAAGATGGAGACCGAAGTCCGCGCCGCAACATCTGGCACCGTTGCCAGTGTGAGTGTCAAAGAGGGAGACTCTGTCTCCGTTGGCGATGTTTTGTTGAATATCGCGTAACGGGGAATAGAGCTCAATGGATAAGTTATTAGCCCTCTGGTACGACTCGGGTATTTATCAAATGCAGTTCGGCCAGTTTGTCATGATTCTGGTTGGCCTGGTGCTGTTGTATCTGGCAATCAATAAAAAGTTTGAGCCCTTATTGCTGGTGCCGATAGGCTTTGGCGGTATTCTGGCGAATATTCCCGGCGCTGGCCTGGCGTTTTCCGCCGTCGAAAATGCCCTCTATTCTCCCGACCCTGAAGTCCTGCAGGCTATGGCCAATGCCTTGCAGCTAACCGCCTGGGAGACCGGCAAAGATATTTTCCTGGCCTATGAGGCTTCCTCAGCCAGCTTGCATGTTGCCGCCAACCAAACCGCCGCCGATCTGGGTTTTGGCAATGGTATGTTATACAACTTCTATAACGTCGCGATTGCCAGTGGGGTAGCCCCGTTGGTGATTTTTATGGGCGTAGGCTCCATGACCGACTTTGGCCCATTGCTGGCCAATCCCAAAACCCTGCTATTAGGGGCGGCTGCCCAGTTTGGTATTTTTGCGACCGTATTGGGCGCGGTAGGCTTGACGGCTCTGGGGCTGATGGACTTCTCTCTGGCGGATGCTGCCGCTATCGGGATTATCGGTGGTGCTGATGGCCCAACGGCCATCTATGTGGCCAGTTTATTGGCGCCGGATTTGCTCGGTGCTATTGCGGTGGCAGCCTATTCCTATATGGCGCTGGTGCCTATGATCCAGCCTCCGATTATGAAAGCGCTGACCACCGAAGAGGAGCGCAAGATCGAAATGGTGCAATTGCGCCCCATCTCTAAAGTCGAGAAGATCTGCTTCCCCTTAGTGCTATTGATTCTGGTGGCTTTGGTATTGCCCTCGGCGGCTCCCCTATTAGGGATGTTCTGTTTGGGTAACCTGATGCGTGAGTGTGGCGTGGTAGACCGGTTAAGCGATACCACGCAAAATGCCTTAATCAATATCACCACTATCTTTCTGGGCCTATCGGTCGGTTCCAAATTAAGTGCCGATAAATTCCTCGACCTTAATACTCTGGGTATTTTGCTATTGGGCGTTGTGGCCTTTGGCATTGGTACTGCCTGTGGGGTATTGATGGCCAAGCTGATGAATAAACTGTCCAGTACACCTATCAACCCCCTGATTGGTTCGGCGGGGGTCTCTGCGGTGCCAATGGCTGCCAGAGTGTCCAATAAAGTCGGGTTGGATGCTAATCCGCAAAACTTCCTGTTAATGCATGCTATGGGCCCCAATGTGGCGGGGGTTATTGGTTCGGCGGTTGCTGCCGGGGTGATGATCAGTTTGGTCGGTGGCTAGAGTGTCAGTGGCTGGGGAGTTAGTGCTTGTCGGGGCTGCTTAGGTTGCTCCGGCTAAAGTAATTATTGGACGCATAGAAGTCTCCCGCACTGCTGCGTTCCTGATCTCGACGTTCATCCGTTTTACGCCTGCGCTTATGGCTCAAGTCCAATCTTGGGTTTTGACGTTGCTCACTGCCCTTGCGGCGATCCAGGCCAGTACGTCTATTAAAGAAAAATCGGTTACTCATGGCTATTTGTAGCTGATTACAGCTTATCTTTCCTCGGTATTTTGCGGTGTTTGTACTATCTTTACAGTGCAAGCTCACTGTCATCTGTCAGTCATATGACCATGCTAATGTTGAGCCCTGCCGGTAGTGTAGGCAGGGTTGGGTGAGCGCACTTTTTACAAGGGGTAGCAGCAATTCTAGGCCATGATGCAAAGTTTTCCAGTCTGTTGTGAATATGCCACAGACTTAGCGGCCAATGTTGCTGTGATTAGGGTTCCTATCACCTTGTAAGCCCCATATAATGGCTCGCTAACGATAAAAAATTGAGGTGGTAGATTGACAGCAGAGCAGGTGACGGCGCGGGTTGCGATGATAGTGCAACAATTGACAGAAGTGGCAAAATCTCTACCTGTGCAATCCGTGAATAAAGCCGTTTGTGGTGTGCTTATTGTTTGGCTACTCATTACCTTAGGTCAGTTGACCACGGTGTTTATAGCCAGTGACACCATGCCTGTTGAGGCCGCTGACCCGGCAGAGCCTGCTACCTTAAAACCCGCCAGTAAAACCGATATCAGCCAGTTGCAGTCCATTAATCTATTTGGTGTCGCAGGCGCAGTGCCGCTGGCACCGGTTGAGTCGGTACCGGTAGCCGATGAGATGGCATTAAATGCCACCAAAACCAAGTTAAAGCTCAGTTTAGAAGGCATTGTTTACACCCCTGATGACGATGAGTCTCTGGCGGTGATTGTTTACCAAAATAAGCAGGACCAATACTATATCGGCGATAAGCTGCCAGTGGGCAACAAAGTTACCCTGGCCCGGGTTATGGCTGACCATGTCATCCTGGATAACAGTGGCCGCTATGAGTCCCTATGGCTTTACGATGATGAGAAAAAAGCCGCTGGAAAGGGGGCTGCTGCGGTTAGCAGGCCGGCCAGCAAGGCCGTCACTGACAAGCGTAATAATAACGATGCCACCAAACTGGCAACAGGCTACCGTGACCGACTGTATAAAAACCCCAGTTCACTGGCGGAAGTATTGCGTATTTCACCAGCACAAAAAAATGGTCAAATGCTGGGCTATCGTGTGAGTGCCGGGCGTGATCGCAAACAGTTCGCAGCTTTGGGTTTTAAAGCCAATGATATTGTAACCAGTATTAATGGCATTGAATTAGATGAACCTTCCAAGGCATTGCAAATCTATAAATTAATGCGTACAGCCAAAGAGGCCACCTTTGTGGTTGATCGCAATGGTAGCCCTGTTGAGGTGTTGGTTTCTTTGGGTGAAGATCAGTAATAAATAATAACGTCATTGCTGCGCAGGCAGCGGCCCAAAGGGGGCTTACCGATTGGGGTTGGGAATGGCGGAAAAATTTCATAATCAGGTATAGGTTTTATGGTTTTATTTCAATGGGGATTGAAGGCTGCAAGGCGGTCGATAGTGTTGATGGCTTTAGTCGCGAGTGTCAGCTCCGTCGCCAATGCACAGACGGCCAGCGCTACACAGGCTCAGGGCGAGCAGACCTGGACTGTTAACTTTAAAGAAACGGATATTCATGAGTTAATTCGCTTTGTTGCCAAGGCATCGAAAAAGACCATCATTATTGACCCCAAAGTTAAAGGCAAGGTTCAGGTTATTTCAGCGAAACCGGTAACCAGTGCAGAGCTTTATGAATTATTTTTATCCATTCTGGAAGTTCAGGGTTTTGCTGCGGTGGAGTCGGGTAATGTCACGCGGATTATTCCTGCCAAAGATGCCAGAACAGCTCCTGTCGGTGTTCAAACCGGCAGCGACTTGCCGGTCAGCAGCGCCATTGTGACCCAAGTGATCCAATTACAGAATATTTCAGCGGCCAAATTAATTCCGGTGCTGCGCCCATTGGCGCCACAGCAAGCCCATATGGCTGCTTATGCGCCGAGTAATGCGATTATTATTTCTGATACCGCTGCCAATATAAATCGCATTAAGTCCGTGATAAATAGTATTGACCTATCGGCAGTACAAAAAACCGATATCGTGCCACTCGAACATGCGTCTGCTGAAGAAGTGGTGCGTATGTTAGAGCAGTTAAAAAAATCAGAGGCGGCCAAAGGCAAGGCTGAAACTAAAAAATTAGTCTTGGTGGCTGATAAGCGTACCAACAGTGTACTAGTCACCGGCGATGAGCTGGAACGCCAGCGGGTCAAGCTATTAATTGAATATTTGGATACCCCTTTAGCCCAAAGTGGTAATGTCAAAGTTGT comes from the Oceanicoccus sagamiensis genome and includes:
- the oadA gene encoding sodium-extruding oxaloacetate decarboxylase subunit alpha, which encodes MSDNKKPLGITDVVLRDAHQSLFATRLRLDDMLPIAEKLDQVGFWSLESWGGATFDACIRYLGEDPWERIRELKKAMPNTPQQMLFRGQNILGYRHYADDVVERFVERAAVNGVDVFRVFDAMNDPRNLETAIKAVRKVGKHAQGTISYTLSPVHDIDLWVNLSRQIESMGADSIAIKDMAGLLKPYVAYELVSRLKKELSIPVHMQCHATTGLSTATALKAIEAGIDNVDTSISSMSMTYGHSPTESVVAMLEGTDRDTGLDITLLEEIAAYFRDVRKKYARFEGSLRGVDSRILVAQVPGGMLTNMESQLKDQGAADKLDEVLAEIPKVRKDLGYIALVTPTSQIVGTQAVMNVMFGERYKSISKETAGVLKGEYGSTPAPVNAELQARVLDGAEAISCRPADLIAAEVDKLTGDLQSIAKEKGIKLASGDNEIDDVLTYALFPEIGLKFLENRGNPDAFEPVPTGEELAPASAPAAAGEAEVYTVAVGGQSYVVQVAEGGDISNIAPVAAAAPAAPAAAPVAAGSGEPVIAPLAGNIFKVNVSAGDHVQQGDVIIILEAMKMETEVRAATSGTVASVSVKEGDSVSVGDVLLNIA
- a CDS encoding sodium ion-translocating decarboxylase subunit beta; this encodes MDKLLALWYDSGIYQMQFGQFVMILVGLVLLYLAINKKFEPLLLVPIGFGGILANIPGAGLAFSAVENALYSPDPEVLQAMANALQLTAWETGKDIFLAYEASSASLHVAANQTAADLGFGNGMLYNFYNVAIASGVAPLVIFMGVGSMTDFGPLLANPKTLLLGAAAQFGIFATVLGAVGLTALGLMDFSLADAAAIGIIGGADGPTAIYVASLLAPDLLGAIAVAAYSYMALVPMIQPPIMKALTTEEERKIEMVQLRPISKVEKICFPLVLLILVALVLPSAAPLLGMFCLGNLMRECGVVDRLSDTTQNALINITTIFLGLSVGSKLSADKFLDLNTLGILLLGVVAFGIGTACGVLMAKLMNKLSSTPINPLIGSAGVSAVPMAARVSNKVGLDANPQNFLLMHAMGPNVAGVIGSAVAAGVMISLVGG
- the gspC gene encoding type II secretion system protein GspC, yielding MTAEQVTARVAMIVQQLTEVAKSLPVQSVNKAVCGVLIVWLLITLGQLTTVFIASDTMPVEAADPAEPATLKPASKTDISQLQSINLFGVAGAVPLAPVESVPVADEMALNATKTKLKLSLEGIVYTPDDDESLAVIVYQNKQDQYYIGDKLPVGNKVTLARVMADHVILDNSGRYESLWLYDDEKKAAGKGAAAVSRPASKAVTDKRNNNDATKLATGYRDRLYKNPSSLAEVLRISPAQKNGQMLGYRVSAGRDRKQFAALGFKANDIVTSINGIELDEPSKALQIYKLMRTAKEATFVVDRNGSPVEVLVSLGEDQ